A portion of the Pithys albifrons albifrons isolate INPA30051 chromosome 1, PitAlb_v1, whole genome shotgun sequence genome contains these proteins:
- the ACOD1 gene encoding cis-aconitate decarboxylase isoform X1, with protein sequence MEWDYKGYTKVTGNFASVIHGLNANHLTDQVIQRSKRMILDTLGVGLLGTSTEVCHKVTQYSKIYSSDLSSTIWGHLDFRLPSLYAAFVNGVAVHSMDFDDTWHPATHPSGTVLPAVIALSEAFPRNKKISGLDLLLAFNVGIEVQGRLLRFSSEARNIPKRFHPPTVVGTMGSAAACAKLLALDQLGCKNALAIAASYAGAPLANAATQTKPLHIGNAAKHGLEAACLASRGLQGNKQILDMESGIGAFYTDYNPQTLPALQSYPWLLDQQDVAIKRFPAHLGTHWVADAASSVRRKLGESSGNLFPLENIEKVILKVPKVEYVNRPSPASEHEARHSFQFVACSALLDGSMSVQSFTSEKIHRPALQELLRKTQLEHPPDNTPSFESLYCEVSVTLRDGNTIGDRCDTFYGHWRKPLKKEDLEKKFQSNALSVLPAEATEGIIQTVYNLEKVDDCSMLSTLLSGQSARALSEKLHFF encoded by the exons TTACAGGAAATTTTGCCAGTGTGATTCATGGTTTGAATGCAAATCACTTGACAGACCAAGTAATTCAGAGAAGCAAGCGAATGATTCTGGATACCCTTGGAGTGGGGCTTCTGGGTACCAGCACCGAGGTCTGCCACAAAGTGACACAGTATAGTAAG ATCTACAGCTCAGATTTATCCAGTACCATCTGGGGCCACTTGGATTTCCGACTGCCTTCTCTGTATGCAGCTTTTGTGAATGGAGTGGCT GTGCACTCCATGGATTTTGATGatacctggcatccagccacaCACCCATCCGGGACTGTGCTCCCTGCTGTGATTGCTCTCTCAGAGGCCTTTCCACGGAACAAAAAAATCTCGGGTCTTGATCTGCTCCTAGCTTTCAATGTGGGCATCGAAGTGCAAGGCAGGCTGCTGCGCTTCTCCAGTGAAGCCAGGAATATCCCAAAAAG gtTTCACCCACCGACCGTGGTTGGTACAATGGGGAGTGCAGCAGCTTGTGCTAAACTGCTAGCTCTTGACCAGCTGGGATGTAAAAATGCCTTGGCTATTGCTGCCTCCTATGCAGGTGCCCCACTGGCTAATGCAGCAACTCAAACAAAGCCCCTCCACATTGGCAATGCTGCCAAGCATGGACTGGAAGCAGCTTGCTTAGCTTCACGGGGCCTTCAAGGAAACAAACAGATCTTGGACATGGAGTCAGGGATAGGTGCCTTTTATACAGATTATAACCCACAGACTCTGCCAGCCTTGCAGTCCTACCCCTGGCTGTTGGACCAGCAAGATGTGGCCATCAAACGCTTTCCTGCTCATCTTGGAACGCACTGGGTGGCTGATGCAGCATCTTCTGTTAGGAGGAAGCTTGGGGAGAGCAGTGGCAACTTGTTCCCTCTTGAAAATATTGAGAAAGTCATTCTCAAAGTCCCCAAGGTCGAATATGTGAacagacccagcccagcctcagaACATGAAGCACGACACTCCTTCCAGTTTGTTGCATGCTCTGCTTTGTTGGATGGCAGCATGTCAGTCCAGTCCTTCACCAGTGAGAAAATTCACCGGCCAGCCTTGCAGGAGCTCCTCCGCAAAACACAGCTGGAGCACCCTCCTGATAACACACCCAGCTTTGAGAGCCTGTACTGCGAAGTGAGTGTCACACTTCGGGATGGCAACACCATTGGTGACCGCTGCGATACGTTCTATGGACACTGGAGGAAACCTCTGAAAAAGGAGGACTTGGAGAAAAAGTTTCAATCCAATGCTCTCAGTGTCCTGCCCGCAGAAGCCACAGAAGGCATTATACAGACCGTGTATAACCTGGAAAAAGTAGATGACTGTTCTATGTTGAGTACATTGCTATCAGGACAGTCAGCTAGAGCACTTTCAGAGAAGCTGCACTTCTTTTGA
- the ACOD1 gene encoding cis-aconitate decarboxylase isoform X2, translating into MILDTLGVGLLGTSTEVCHKVTQYSKIYSSDLSSTIWGHLDFRLPSLYAAFVNGVAVHSMDFDDTWHPATHPSGTVLPAVIALSEAFPRNKKISGLDLLLAFNVGIEVQGRLLRFSSEARNIPKRFHPPTVVGTMGSAAACAKLLALDQLGCKNALAIAASYAGAPLANAATQTKPLHIGNAAKHGLEAACLASRGLQGNKQILDMESGIGAFYTDYNPQTLPALQSYPWLLDQQDVAIKRFPAHLGTHWVADAASSVRRKLGESSGNLFPLENIEKVILKVPKVEYVNRPSPASEHEARHSFQFVACSALLDGSMSVQSFTSEKIHRPALQELLRKTQLEHPPDNTPSFESLYCEVSVTLRDGNTIGDRCDTFYGHWRKPLKKEDLEKKFQSNALSVLPAEATEGIIQTVYNLEKVDDCSMLSTLLSGQSARALSEKLHFF; encoded by the exons ATGATTCTGGATACCCTTGGAGTGGGGCTTCTGGGTACCAGCACCGAGGTCTGCCACAAAGTGACACAGTATAGTAAG ATCTACAGCTCAGATTTATCCAGTACCATCTGGGGCCACTTGGATTTCCGACTGCCTTCTCTGTATGCAGCTTTTGTGAATGGAGTGGCT GTGCACTCCATGGATTTTGATGatacctggcatccagccacaCACCCATCCGGGACTGTGCTCCCTGCTGTGATTGCTCTCTCAGAGGCCTTTCCACGGAACAAAAAAATCTCGGGTCTTGATCTGCTCCTAGCTTTCAATGTGGGCATCGAAGTGCAAGGCAGGCTGCTGCGCTTCTCCAGTGAAGCCAGGAATATCCCAAAAAG gtTTCACCCACCGACCGTGGTTGGTACAATGGGGAGTGCAGCAGCTTGTGCTAAACTGCTAGCTCTTGACCAGCTGGGATGTAAAAATGCCTTGGCTATTGCTGCCTCCTATGCAGGTGCCCCACTGGCTAATGCAGCAACTCAAACAAAGCCCCTCCACATTGGCAATGCTGCCAAGCATGGACTGGAAGCAGCTTGCTTAGCTTCACGGGGCCTTCAAGGAAACAAACAGATCTTGGACATGGAGTCAGGGATAGGTGCCTTTTATACAGATTATAACCCACAGACTCTGCCAGCCTTGCAGTCCTACCCCTGGCTGTTGGACCAGCAAGATGTGGCCATCAAACGCTTTCCTGCTCATCTTGGAACGCACTGGGTGGCTGATGCAGCATCTTCTGTTAGGAGGAAGCTTGGGGAGAGCAGTGGCAACTTGTTCCCTCTTGAAAATATTGAGAAAGTCATTCTCAAAGTCCCCAAGGTCGAATATGTGAacagacccagcccagcctcagaACATGAAGCACGACACTCCTTCCAGTTTGTTGCATGCTCTGCTTTGTTGGATGGCAGCATGTCAGTCCAGTCCTTCACCAGTGAGAAAATTCACCGGCCAGCCTTGCAGGAGCTCCTCCGCAAAACACAGCTGGAGCACCCTCCTGATAACACACCCAGCTTTGAGAGCCTGTACTGCGAAGTGAGTGTCACACTTCGGGATGGCAACACCATTGGTGACCGCTGCGATACGTTCTATGGACACTGGAGGAAACCTCTGAAAAAGGAGGACTTGGAGAAAAAGTTTCAATCCAATGCTCTCAGTGTCCTGCCCGCAGAAGCCACAGAAGGCATTATACAGACCGTGTATAACCTGGAAAAAGTAGATGACTGTTCTATGTTGAGTACATTGCTATCAGGACAGTCAGCTAGAGCACTTTCAGAGAAGCTGCACTTCTTTTGA